A genomic segment from Desulfatirhabdium butyrativorans DSM 18734 encodes:
- a CDS encoding thioredoxin domain-containing protein, with amino-acid sequence MNTNHLIHSHSPYLLQHASNPVDWRPWGEEAFRVARETDKPIFLSIGYATCHWCHVMAHESFEDIGIAEKLNDVFVCVKVDREERPDIDALYMAACQLITGSGGWPLSVFLTHELLPFFAATYIPKTTRFGRLGIVDLSNQIDRLWKQERSRLMTAAGQMKSHLEPLFAMPQPEAFSGSLAHQAADQLLQRFDPVHGGFEPAPKFPTPHRISFLLQQQNRKDSILPAVDKTLRAMRHGGIWDHVGFGFHRYATDNQWLVPHFEKMLTDQAWIAMAYLQAHLHTKDPFFAQTAKDILTYVLRDLRSPEGPFFSAEDADSEGEEGRFYTWSLAEFQRTLGSDADKWAVIFDVRAEGNYLDEATGTPTGANILYLRIPLEQWARQYGQSAADMLAEWEGLRSRLYEARSTRIRPLRDEKILLDWNGMMIQALAMAARVLQEETYARCASTAAAWIEQNMRDESGLLVHRWFQGNRGIPAMGNDYAQWIAALLGLYRATGNSDSLAKALHHTRLMEDRFRSGPTELFHTVGKDHLELPIRPLSAEDGAIPSIQSTMLNNFVTLYQLTEDPEWKQKAKTLADALAPTMRRYPLSALYGLEAMGRLEAGWQG; translated from the coding sequence ATGAATACCAATCACCTGATCCATTCCCATAGCCCGTATCTGCTGCAGCATGCCTCCAACCCGGTGGACTGGCGCCCCTGGGGAGAGGAGGCATTTCGTGTTGCCAGAGAAACGGACAAGCCGATTTTCCTTTCGATCGGCTATGCCACATGCCACTGGTGTCATGTCATGGCCCATGAATCGTTTGAGGATATCGGAATCGCTGAAAAATTGAACGATGTCTTCGTGTGTGTGAAGGTGGATCGTGAAGAGCGTCCCGATATCGATGCGCTGTATATGGCCGCCTGCCAACTGATCACCGGAAGCGGAGGCTGGCCCCTTTCGGTCTTTCTGACGCATGAGCTGCTGCCGTTCTTTGCGGCCACCTATATCCCCAAAACGACCCGGTTCGGAAGACTCGGCATCGTCGATCTGAGCAACCAGATCGATCGGTTGTGGAAACAGGAACGCAGCAGGCTGATGACAGCCGCCGGCCAGATGAAATCCCATCTCGAACCGCTGTTTGCCATGCCACAACCAGAAGCTTTTTCCGGCTCGCTCGCCCATCAGGCTGCAGATCAACTGCTGCAGCGATTCGACCCGGTTCATGGGGGCTTCGAGCCTGCACCGAAATTCCCGACGCCTCACCGCATCAGCTTTCTGCTGCAGCAACAAAACCGGAAAGACAGCATCCTGCCTGCGGTCGACAAGACGCTCAGGGCCATGCGCCACGGCGGAATCTGGGACCATGTGGGGTTCGGCTTCCACCGATACGCCACAGACAACCAATGGCTGGTGCCGCATTTCGAAAAAATGCTGACCGATCAGGCATGGATCGCCATGGCCTATCTCCAGGCGCACCTGCATACGAAAGATCCTTTCTTCGCTCAGACGGCCAAGGATATCTTGACCTACGTCCTGCGGGATTTGAGAAGCCCGGAAGGTCCGTTTTTCAGCGCCGAGGACGCGGACAGCGAAGGAGAAGAAGGGCGTTTTTACACCTGGTCACTGGCCGAGTTCCAGAGAACGCTTGGATCGGACGCCGATAAATGGGCGGTCATTTTCGATGTCCGGGCGGAAGGCAATTACCTGGATGAAGCCACCGGGACACCGACAGGGGCGAACATCCTGTATCTGAGAATACCTCTCGAACAGTGGGCAAGGCAATACGGGCAAAGCGCAGCCGACATGCTGGCGGAATGGGAAGGCCTCCGTTCCCGCCTCTATGAAGCCCGCTCCACCCGGATAAGGCCCTTGCGGGATGAAAAAATCCTTCTGGACTGGAACGGGATGATGATTCAGGCCCTTGCCATGGCGGCGCGGGTGCTCCAGGAAGAAACCTACGCCCGCTGCGCCTCTACCGCCGCAGCCTGGATCGAGCAGAACATGCGCGATGAATCGGGTCTGCTTGTCCATCGCTGGTTTCAGGGCAATCGAGGCATTCCAGCCATGGGAAACGACTATGCCCAATGGATCGCAGCCCTTCTGGGTCTATACCGGGCAACCGGAAACAGCGACTCTCTGGCCAAGGCGCTCCACCACACCAGGCTCATGGAAGACCGTTTTCGGAGCGGGCCGACCGAGCTGTTTCACACCGTTGGGAAAGATCACCTGGAGCTTCCGATTCGCCCCCTGAGCGCTGAAGACGGCGCCATCCCGTCGATCCAATCCACCATGCTGAACAACTTCGTTACGTTGTATCAACTGACGGAAGATCCCGAATGGAAGCAAAAGGCCAAAACGCTTGCCGACGCGCTGGCGCCAACGATGCGGCGATATCCGTTGTCCGCGTTGTACGGACTGGAAGCCATGGGGCGTCTCGAAGCCGGATGGCAGGGTTGA
- a CDS encoding glutaredoxin family protein — protein MTPPVKLYTLSTCSHCKSTKKLLADCTIQYDFVDVDLLQGEERSAILEDVKKFNPKCSFPTIIIGDKVIVGYKEKEIKEALGL, from the coding sequence ATGACACCTCCCGTCAAGCTGTACACGTTGAGCACATGCTCCCACTGCAAATCCACCAAGAAGCTGCTGGCCGATTGCACGATCCAGTATGATTTCGTCGATGTCGATCTCCTGCAGGGTGAAGAGCGGTCGGCCATTCTGGAAGACGTCAAGAAATTCAATCCGAAATGCTCTTTCCCGACCATCATCATCGGCGATAAGGTCATTGTCGGTTACAAGGAAAAGGAAATCAAGGAGGCGCTGGGGCTCTGA
- a CDS encoding ferredoxin-thioredoxin reductase catalytic domain-containing protein translates to MDVQELYEMLKKAQEPKGYYFPADRSWVDGLLKGLLKNKERYGYMVCPCRLASGDKEKDRDIICPCAYRAEDVAEYGSCYCNLYVSKEWLEGTIPKQYVPERRPVEKMFA, encoded by the coding sequence ATGGATGTGCAAGAACTCTATGAAATGCTGAAGAAGGCTCAGGAGCCAAAAGGATATTATTTCCCGGCGGATCGAAGCTGGGTCGATGGTCTGCTGAAGGGGCTTCTGAAAAACAAGGAACGATACGGTTACATGGTTTGCCCCTGCAGGCTGGCTTCGGGGGACAAGGAGAAGGACAGGGACATTATCTGTCCCTGCGCCTATCGCGCCGAAGACGTTGCGGAATACGGCAGTTGCTATTGCAACCTGTATGTTTCCAAGGAATGGCTGGAAGGAACGATCCCGAAACAGTATGTTCCGGAGCGCAGACCGGTCGAAAAAATGTTTGCCTGA
- a CDS encoding peroxiredoxin, whose product MTRKWRNATLLIVLGFVLFAQPSGWATSEAFKDTIYNPGQLKATDSVPKLKIGDPAPDFTLKAISGETIQLSQFKGKKIVVLSFVPAAWTPVCSDQWPGYNLLKEVFAENDAVLLGISVDNLPTLYAWTRQMGDLWFPVLSDFWPHGAVASAFGILRTDGVAERAIIMIDKAGIIRYFQVSDINRRPELQDIIIALRQIHDGPAGPLPAKTP is encoded by the coding sequence ATGACCAGAAAATGGCGAAACGCAACGCTGCTCATCGTCCTCGGTTTTGTCCTGTTCGCACAGCCATCCGGCTGGGCGACATCCGAAGCGTTCAAGGATACGATCTACAATCCGGGGCAGCTCAAGGCGACAGACAGCGTCCCGAAACTCAAGATCGGAGATCCGGCGCCGGATTTCACCCTGAAGGCGATCTCGGGAGAGACGATTCAACTGAGCCAGTTCAAAGGCAAGAAAATCGTCGTGCTTTCCTTCGTTCCTGCCGCCTGGACACCGGTCTGCTCGGATCAGTGGCCGGGGTACAATCTTCTGAAGGAAGTCTTCGCGGAAAACGATGCGGTTCTGCTCGGCATCAGCGTGGACAATCTGCCCACCCTCTATGCCTGGACCAGACAGATGGGCGATCTGTGGTTTCCGGTGCTCTCCGATTTCTGGCCGCACGGCGCGGTGGCCTCAGCCTTTGGCATTCTGAGAACAGACGGTGTGGCCGAACGGGCCATCATCATGATCGACAAGGCAGGCATCATCCGGTATTTTCAGGTTTCAGACATCAACCGGAGACCGGAACTGCAGGACATCATCATTGCCTTGCGGCAGATCCATGACGGACCTGCCGGGCCCTTGCCGGCAAAAACCCCCTGA
- a CDS encoding peroxiredoxin family protein, producing MQYPSRFRTFLSAIVLALVSLSILCPASFAEGPPVGSKFPAITLPAPEKPEDLQYLKLSGKAPFTVSQIQAPIVIVQIFSMYCPHCQKDAPRTNELFKKLMNHPKLKNTVRLIGIGIGNSAYEVEFFKNTYHIPFPLFPDGDFTIHKHIGEVRTPYFIVVQNGPKGSEIMYSRSGAIPDLDAFVNMLAKKVGSR from the coding sequence ATGCAATATCCCAGTCGTTTTCGCACGTTCCTTTCCGCAATCGTTCTGGCACTGGTGTCGTTATCGATCCTTTGTCCGGCATCTTTTGCCGAGGGCCCTCCGGTCGGCTCGAAATTTCCGGCCATCACGCTCCCGGCTCCCGAAAAACCAGAAGACCTGCAGTATCTGAAACTCTCTGGAAAGGCGCCTTTCACCGTCTCTCAGATCCAGGCGCCGATCGTGATCGTGCAGATATTCAGCATGTACTGCCCACATTGCCAGAAGGATGCGCCCCGAACCAACGAATTGTTCAAAAAATTGATGAACCATCCAAAACTGAAGAACACCGTTCGGTTGATCGGTATCGGTATCGGAAATTCCGCCTATGAGGTGGAATTTTTCAAAAATACCTACCACATCCCATTTCCGCTGTTCCCGGATGGCGATTTTACCATCCACAAACACATCGGTGAGGTGCGCACCCCGTATTTTATCGTGGTGCAGAATGGCCCGAAAGGATCCGAAATCATGTATTCCCGATCCGGCGCCATCCCCGATCTGGATGCATTCGTGAATATGTTGGCCAAAAAAGTGGGCAGTAGGTAG
- a CDS encoding aspartate kinase yields MALIVQKYGGTSVANLERIQNVAKRVVKTYDQGHDVVVILSAMAGITDSLIEMAQEITRAPEKRELDVLLATGEQTTAALLAMTLNAMKYPAKSLLGFQAEVITDCTYGNARIMEIGARRIKELLEKRHIVVVAGFQGCDMEGNITTLGRGGSDTSAVAIAAALKADSCEIYTDVNGVYTADPNIVAKARKIDRISYDEMLEMASLGAKVLQIRSVEFAKKYAVPVHVRSSFSDEEGTMVVNEDKSMERLVVSGVTCSKNDARITLIKVPDQPGIAAKIFTPLADAGIIVDMIIQNRHSGKFNDLTFTVPKPDFEKAMELARKTAAEISAEDVLGDNGIAKVSVTGVGMKNHSGVASHMFATLARENINILMISTSEIRISCVIDAKYAELAVRALHTAFGLDKA; encoded by the coding sequence ATGGCACTGATTGTTCAAAAATACGGTGGTACGTCCGTAGCCAACCTGGAGCGGATTCAAAACGTCGCCAAACGCGTGGTCAAAACGTACGATCAGGGGCATGATGTGGTGGTGATTCTCTCGGCAATGGCCGGCATCACCGACAGCCTCATCGAAATGGCCCAGGAAATCACCCGTGCCCCCGAAAAACGGGAGCTCGATGTGCTGCTGGCCACGGGAGAACAGACCACGGCGGCGCTGCTGGCCATGACACTCAATGCCATGAAATATCCGGCAAAATCCCTGCTGGGGTTTCAGGCCGAGGTCATCACCGACTGCACCTACGGCAACGCCCGGATCATGGAAATCGGCGCCCGGCGCATCAAGGAGCTGCTCGAAAAGCGCCACATCGTCGTCGTCGCAGGCTTCCAGGGCTGTGACATGGAGGGCAACATCACCACGCTCGGCCGCGGCGGGTCGGATACATCGGCCGTGGCCATTGCTGCGGCGCTCAAGGCGGACAGTTGTGAAATCTACACGGATGTCAACGGCGTCTACACGGCCGATCCGAATATCGTGGCCAAGGCCCGGAAAATCGACCGGATATCCTATGACGAAATGCTGGAAATGGCCAGTCTCGGCGCCAAGGTGCTGCAGATCCGGTCGGTTGAATTCGCCAAGAAATACGCCGTACCCGTACATGTACGGTCATCATTTTCAGACGAGGAGGGAACCATGGTGGTCAACGAAGACAAAAGCATGGAAAGGCTGGTGGTCTCCGGCGTCACCTGCAGCAAGAACGACGCCCGAATCACCCTGATCAAGGTGCCGGATCAGCCCGGCATTGCCGCAAAAATTTTCACACCGCTTGCCGATGCGGGCATCATCGTGGATATGATCATCCAGAACCGCCATTCCGGCAAGTTCAACGATCTGACGTTCACCGTACCCAAACCCGATTTCGAAAAAGCCATGGAACTGGCCAGAAAAACCGCAGCCGAAATCAGTGCCGAAGATGTGCTGGGAGATAACGGCATCGCCAAGGTTTCGGTGACGGGCGTCGGCATGAAAAACCACTCCGGTGTGGCCAGCCACATGTTTGCAACCCTGGCCCGGGAAAACATCAACATTCTGATGATCAGCACCTCCGAAATCCGCATCTCCTGCGTCATTGACGCCAAATATGCGGAACTGGCGGTGCGGGCCTTGCATACGGCTTTCGGGCTGGACAAGGCATGA
- the tsaE gene encoding tRNA (adenosine(37)-N6)-threonylcarbamoyltransferase complex ATPase subunit type 1 TsaE, protein MSTILFHSKSEEETHRIGVLLGKKAAAGLVFLMEGDLGAGKTCLIRGIAEGLGVDPDHPVTSPSYALIHEYPGRLRLFHVDLYRIAFEDLEDIGFFDLPVEDGVLAVEWARRLPHDEFPDRIDVTLETAPDDVRKIAIAGRGGAKRWLREWIDWIQQEAAGQTRPAG, encoded by the coding sequence ATGAGCACCATCCTGTTTCACAGCAAATCCGAGGAAGAGACACACCGGATCGGCGTGCTTCTCGGCAAGAAGGCCGCTGCAGGCCTCGTTTTCCTGATGGAAGGCGATCTCGGGGCCGGCAAAACCTGCCTCATCCGGGGCATTGCGGAGGGGCTCGGCGTCGATCCGGACCATCCGGTGACCAGCCCTTCCTATGCGCTGATTCACGAATATCCCGGCAGGCTCAGGCTCTTTCATGTCGATCTGTACCGCATCGCATTCGAGGACCTCGAGGATATCGGATTTTTCGATCTGCCCGTCGAAGATGGCGTTCTGGCAGTGGAATGGGCCAGACGGCTGCCACACGATGAATTTCCGGACCGGATCGATGTCACCCTGGAAACGGCGCCAGACGATGTCCGGAAAATCGCCATTGCCGGCAGGGGTGGTGCAAAGCGGTGGCTGCGGGAATGGATAGACTGGATACAACAAGAAGCAGCCGGGCAAACACGCCCGGCAGGATGA
- a CDS encoding bifunctional ADP-dependent NAD(P)H-hydrate dehydratase/NAD(P)H-hydrate epimerase, whose protein sequence is MKHRLVRADEMRRMDRLAIEEVGIPGHVLMENAGRQAAEILMRTFAGSPGRSAGVVAGRGNNGGDGFVIARVIASSGWHVTVYVLSSRERIAGDALANLQLLEAMNMDIRWLVTEKDFQDEAPRLARHDVLVDALLGTGLNQEVRGLYRLAIEAINQSGKPVFSVDIPSGLDADSGKALGCCVQAHTTVTFGYAKIGHVLLPGARFTGKFHIVDIGIPPSIADRITPTHACIAVDDFQEIAAKRAPDIHKGRNGHCLIVAGSRGKAGAAGLAARAAFRSGAGLVTIACPSSIQPILHGLLMEAMTEAFPETPAGALSDEALDSILQTASGKTVLALGPGLGQDAHTVRLVHQLISRSPAPLVIDADGLNAIAQNPDTLLQVRQPAILTPHPGEMARLAGTGVPEIQSDRIRHARNFATRYGCYLILKGARSILALPDGFVYVNPTGNPGMATAGMGDVLTGMIAGFMAQGFGPRLSCLAAVYLHGAAGNRLARNVGPRGYLASELADMLPSLFQELESVGQTA, encoded by the coding sequence ATGAAACACCGGCTGGTACGTGCGGATGAGATGCGCCGGATGGATCGTCTGGCCATCGAAGAGGTCGGCATTCCGGGGCATGTCCTGATGGAAAATGCCGGGCGGCAGGCTGCCGAAATCCTGATGCGCACCTTCGCCGGCAGTCCGGGACGCAGCGCGGGCGTGGTTGCCGGCCGGGGCAACAACGGCGGAGATGGTTTCGTCATCGCCCGGGTGATCGCATCGAGCGGATGGCATGTAACCGTCTATGTGCTTTCCTCCCGGGAACGCATCGCAGGCGATGCGCTGGCCAATCTGCAGCTGCTCGAAGCCATGAACATGGATATTCGGTGGCTCGTGACGGAGAAGGACTTTCAGGACGAAGCACCCCGATTGGCCCGACACGACGTTCTGGTCGATGCCCTGCTGGGGACCGGTCTCAATCAGGAAGTCCGCGGGCTTTACCGGTTGGCGATCGAGGCCATCAACCAGTCGGGAAAGCCCGTGTTCTCGGTGGATATCCCCTCCGGTCTGGATGCGGACAGCGGAAAAGCGCTCGGGTGCTGTGTTCAGGCGCATACAACCGTTACCTTTGGATATGCCAAGATCGGACACGTCCTGCTTCCCGGAGCCCGCTTTACCGGTAAATTCCATATTGTGGATATCGGCATCCCCCCATCGATTGCCGACCGGATTACCCCAACCCATGCCTGCATCGCTGTCGATGATTTCCAGGAAATCGCGGCAAAACGCGCCCCGGACATTCACAAGGGGCGCAACGGCCATTGTCTCATCGTTGCCGGTTCCCGGGGAAAAGCCGGTGCCGCGGGCCTTGCCGCAAGAGCCGCCTTTCGCTCAGGCGCCGGGCTGGTGACCATCGCCTGCCCCTCATCCATTCAGCCGATTCTGCATGGACTGTTGATGGAAGCGATGACGGAAGCCTTTCCGGAAACACCCGCAGGCGCCCTTTCCGATGAAGCCCTCGATTCGATTCTGCAAACCGCCAGCGGGAAAACCGTTCTCGCATTGGGGCCGGGCCTTGGCCAGGATGCCCATACCGTCCGTCTCGTTCATCAACTGATCTCCCGAAGCCCTGCCCCGCTCGTCATCGATGCCGACGGGCTCAATGCCATCGCCCAAAACCCCGATACCCTCCTGCAGGTCCGACAACCCGCCATCCTTACCCCGCATCCGGGAGAAATGGCCCGCCTTGCCGGTACGGGCGTTCCCGAAATCCAGTCTGATCGCATCCGCCATGCCCGCAACTTTGCCACCCGCTACGGTTGTTATCTCATCCTCAAAGGGGCCCGATCCATTCTTGCACTTCCGGATGGTTTCGTGTATGTCAATCCGACCGGAAATCCGGGGATGGCAACCGCCGGCATGGGGGATGTGCTGACCGGCATGATCGCGGGCTTCATGGCCCAGGGCTTCGGCCCCAGGCTTTCCTGTCTGGCGGCCGTCTATCTGCACGGTGCAGCCGGGAATCGACTCGCCCGCAATGTCGGGCCCCGGGGCTATCTGGCTTCCGAGCTTGCCGATATGCTGCCATCGCTCTTTCAGGAACTGGAAAGCGTCGGCCAGACGGCATGA
- the ybeY gene encoding rRNA maturation RNase YbeY: MGYPDHELSILIVDDKEIARMNEHYLHHKGPTNVISFSMQEGDFADVNPLLLGDVVISADTAQREAREARMPFAARFAQLLVHGILHLVGYDHEASAQEAESMEAKSEEMLAMLARMEPVT; encoded by the coding sequence TTGGGATATCCTGATCACGAACTTTCCATTCTGATCGTCGACGACAAGGAAATCGCCCGGATGAATGAGCACTACCTGCACCACAAAGGTCCGACCAACGTCATTTCCTTTTCCATGCAGGAAGGCGATTTCGCGGATGTCAACCCGCTGCTTCTGGGTGATGTCGTCATTTCCGCGGATACGGCTCAACGGGAAGCCCGTGAAGCGCGCATGCCTTTTGCGGCCCGCTTTGCCCAGTTGCTCGTTCACGGCATCCTGCATCTTGTCGGGTACGATCACGAAGCATCGGCTCAGGAAGCCGAGAGCATGGAAGCGAAAAGTGAAGAGATGCTCGCCATGCTCGCTCGGATGGAACCCGTCACATGA
- a CDS encoding HD family phosphohydrolase, which yields MKRNVLFDAWKSLKEMENVTKWLLLVGVTLIFVAIHYPNLVPSTIHYKVGDVVEKDIKAKKDFLVEDMEATEANRNRAMEEVLPVFDHDTSLLTSIAASIHKAFDLGRKNLDAEKALQQQTLQNIPSAELVPHRKTSEAERFNERKNQFEQVLGIKLDTDSYALLEKEGFGQRIEDATVQILTSILDNGVIANKDLLLRDLDRGILLRDMESGSETILLRLKSIYGLDQARSMVRIVGSPVLNVESASVRNLVVELAQNLIQPNIAYNRKETEERRKRAYESAKPVLYQIKAGEMLLREGERVNAEHLIKLNALRDQDKTRSAISSVVGSALIMAFLLSTAFILLKHLNPSIRRDSGRNLLFLASVLVTFFLLVRVSFSFIESVSAAIPYGISAFSLLFAIPLPAAAMTICLFMGMNTASIVAVILAAASALLFQGRFEIMFFFLMNSLMAAYCMKRCRERKVFIRAGFTISLLNIGLATAICLYEVRISAFDLIWSWTFAFLGGILTGIVSSGIAPMFEWAFGYTTDISLLELANLDRPILRRLLLEAPGTYHHSVIVGSMVEAAASEIGANPLLAKVCGYYHDIGKIRKPLYFIENQAGGKNRHDKLAPSMSKRILAAHVKDGVEMAREIKLGQAIIDTIQQHHGSSLMRFFYEKAKQQKSDQDVNPDDFRYPGPKPQTREAGLVMLADVVEAASRTLDYPTPARIQGLVQNLINKVFSDGQLDDCELTLRDLHSIAKVFTRILNAIHHHRIEYPDQLVLIGGKSKDGRTDQQPSKTETDPPKGNPPKSAGHLKRLGIS from the coding sequence ATGAAACGGAACGTGCTGTTCGACGCGTGGAAGTCCTTGAAAGAGATGGAAAATGTCACGAAATGGCTGCTTCTGGTCGGCGTAACCCTCATCTTCGTCGCCATTCATTACCCCAATCTGGTCCCTTCAACGATCCATTACAAAGTCGGAGATGTCGTCGAAAAAGACATCAAGGCCAAGAAGGATTTCCTGGTCGAAGACATGGAAGCCACCGAAGCCAACCGGAACCGGGCGATGGAGGAAGTGCTCCCGGTTTTCGATCATGACACATCTCTTTTGACGAGTATTGCCGCATCCATTCACAAGGCATTCGATCTGGGAAGAAAAAACCTGGATGCCGAAAAGGCCCTCCAGCAGCAAACGCTTCAGAACATCCCCTCGGCAGAACTCGTCCCCCACAGGAAAACCAGCGAGGCCGAACGATTCAACGAGCGCAAGAACCAGTTCGAACAGGTGCTGGGAATCAAACTCGATACAGACAGCTATGCCTTGCTCGAAAAAGAGGGGTTTGGCCAGCGAATCGAGGATGCCACAGTGCAGATCCTGACGAGCATCCTCGATAACGGTGTCATTGCCAACAAAGACCTGTTGCTTCGGGATCTCGATCGGGGCATCCTGCTGCGCGACATGGAAAGCGGCAGCGAAACCATCCTGTTGCGGCTCAAATCCATCTATGGTCTCGATCAGGCCAGGAGCATGGTCCGAATTGTCGGCTCTCCGGTCCTCAACGTCGAAAGCGCATCCGTGCGCAATCTCGTCGTCGAACTGGCGCAGAACCTCATTCAGCCCAATATCGCCTACAACCGGAAGGAAACTGAGGAAAGACGAAAAAGGGCCTATGAATCCGCAAAACCGGTTCTCTACCAGATCAAGGCCGGAGAAATGCTGCTCCGGGAAGGTGAGCGGGTCAATGCAGAGCACCTGATCAAGCTCAACGCCCTGCGCGACCAGGACAAAACCCGATCGGCCATTTCGAGCGTCGTCGGCTCCGCCCTGATCATGGCCTTTCTGCTCTCCACCGCCTTCATCCTGCTCAAGCATCTGAATCCTTCGATTCGCAGGGATTCCGGTCGAAACCTGCTGTTTCTCGCATCCGTTCTGGTGACCTTTTTCCTGCTGGTGCGCGTTTCCTTTTCCTTCATCGAAAGCGTTTCCGCCGCCATACCTTACGGCATCTCGGCTTTTTCCCTGCTCTTTGCCATCCCCCTGCCTGCAGCCGCCATGACCATCTGCCTCTTCATGGGCATGAATACGGCATCCATCGTTGCGGTCATTCTGGCCGCAGCCAGCGCGCTTCTCTTTCAGGGCCGCTTCGAGATCATGTTCTTCTTCCTGATGAACAGTCTGATGGCGGCCTACTGCATGAAGCGCTGCAGGGAACGCAAGGTCTTCATCCGGGCGGGCTTTACCATCAGTCTGCTGAATATCGGACTGGCAACGGCCATCTGCCTGTATGAGGTGCGCATTTCGGCCTTCGATCTGATCTGGTCCTGGACCTTCGCCTTCCTGGGGGGCATTCTCACCGGCATCGTTTCCTCCGGCATTGCGCCGATGTTTGAATGGGCCTTCGGGTATACGACCGACATCTCGCTGCTGGAGCTGGCCAATCTCGACCGGCCGATTCTGAGGCGCCTGCTCCTCGAGGCACCGGGCACCTACCATCATTCGGTCATTGTCGGATCGATGGTGGAGGCTGCCGCATCCGAAATCGGGGCCAATCCGCTTCTTGCAAAAGTGTGCGGCTATTACCACGACATCGGCAAAATCCGAAAACCCCTCTACTTCATCGAAAATCAGGCGGGGGGAAAGAATCGCCACGACAAACTCGCGCCTTCCATGTCGAAACGAATCCTTGCGGCGCACGTCAAAGACGGTGTCGAAATGGCCCGGGAAATCAAGCTTGGCCAGGCGATCATCGACACGATCCAGCAGCATCACGGCTCAAGCCTCATGCGCTTTTTTTATGAAAAAGCCAAACAGCAGAAATCGGATCAGGACGTCAACCCGGATGATTTCCGTTACCCAGGCCCCAAACCCCAGACTCGCGAAGCCGGCCTGGTCATGCTGGCAGACGTGGTCGAGGCGGCATCGCGGACGCTGGATTATCCGACACCGGCTCGCATTCAGGGCCTCGTGCAGAACCTCATCAACAAGGTATTCTCGGATGGGCAACTCGATGATTGTGAGCTCACGCTTCGGGACTTGCACAGCATCGCCAAAGTGTTCACCCGAATTCTCAACGCCATTCACCACCACCGTATCGAGTACCCGGATCAACTGGTCCTTATTGGAGGAAAATCGAAAGATGGGCGTACTGATCAGCAACCGTCAAAAACGGAAACGGATCCCCCTAAGGGAAACCCGCCAAAAAGCGCAGGCCATCTTAAACGCCTTGGGATATCCTGA